A window from Sphingobacterium hotanense encodes these proteins:
- a CDS encoding RagB/SusD family nutrient uptake outer membrane protein produces the protein MKLASLYRSITLIACFTLLFSCEKYYDPTEYIDEEAALTNEADVATATIGSYALLKSEAYIRSGHFLMEYPGDAVAQGQSSGDDLTRAYRYNHINTSGHATNFWSQSYKIVAAANKVIEFVPDDASAGLLQLKGENLYLRAMVHFYLVRVFGRPYPQGKGENMGVPILREGLTDEETAVLTRSSVKEVYNFVLADLLKAAELMSEDKSSSFASKEVAYALLSRVYLYMEDNANAIKYANLVINSGRYSLLEGSEYQGFFKSSPDNNRETIFCIRHTKVEDRGMSSINSMYFSGDVAGNPLGQGVSGWAEIYASKKYYDLVQTYPNDLRNSFITPYLLDGKLQYNQKLTPVTPMYYVNKYALQEGQINLSSPIFLRLAEIYLIRAEAQAKSGNTAAALADVNLLRQRAGLTGAALRTTSNLQTAGMSVLEAVMEERYLELAFEGHRAYDLFRNNMPMERNYPGTHSLNNTPTTNITQKVLPTDPRVVFYVPQAEINRNSNLKQNP, from the coding sequence ATGAAATTAGCATCATTATATCGCTCGATAACACTCATTGCATGCTTTACGCTGCTGTTCTCCTGTGAGAAATACTACGACCCAACCGAATACATCGATGAAGAGGCTGCCTTGACCAATGAGGCCGATGTAGCAACAGCTACTATCGGTAGTTATGCCTTACTAAAAAGCGAAGCCTATATCCGTAGCGGTCACTTCCTGATGGAATACCCGGGGGATGCCGTTGCGCAGGGACAATCTTCCGGCGACGACTTAACACGTGCGTATCGCTATAACCATATCAATACCTCAGGTCATGCAACCAACTTCTGGTCGCAATCCTATAAGATAGTTGCTGCGGCGAACAAAGTAATCGAATTCGTCCCAGATGACGCTTCTGCGGGTCTCCTTCAACTTAAAGGCGAAAATCTATACCTACGTGCAATGGTTCACTTTTATCTCGTGCGTGTATTCGGACGTCCCTATCCGCAAGGAAAAGGAGAGAATATGGGTGTTCCGATTTTAAGAGAAGGATTGACAGACGAAGAAACCGCTGTCTTAACGCGCAGCTCAGTGAAAGAAGTGTACAACTTCGTTCTTGCAGACTTATTAAAAGCTGCAGAATTAATGTCTGAGGACAAAAGCAGTTCCTTTGCGTCTAAAGAGGTTGCCTACGCATTGCTATCGCGCGTTTATCTCTATATGGAAGACAATGCCAATGCCATCAAGTATGCCAACTTAGTCATCAACTCCGGTCGTTATTCGCTCTTAGAGGGTTCGGAATATCAAGGATTCTTCAAAAGCTCGCCGGATAATAACAGGGAAACGATCTTTTGTATCCGCCATACCAAAGTGGAGGATAGAGGCATGAGCTCTATCAATTCCATGTATTTCAGTGGCGATGTTGCAGGAAATCCGCTTGGGCAAGGCGTCAGCGGATGGGCGGAGATCTATGCTTCCAAAAAATATTATGATCTGGTTCAAACCTATCCGAACGACTTAAGGAACTCATTTATCACCCCTTATTTATTGGATGGAAAACTGCAATACAATCAGAAGTTAACTCCGGTTACTCCTATGTATTATGTCAATAAGTACGCTTTACAAGAAGGGCAGATCAACCTTAGCTCGCCGATCTTCCTGCGTCTGGCAGAAATTTATCTGATCCGCGCGGAGGCACAAGCGAAGTCCGGAAATACAGCTGCCGCACTTGCCGATGTTAATTTATTGCGTCAGCGTGCCGGCCTGACAGGCGCTGCATTGCGCACGACAAGCAATCTGCAAACTGCGGGAATGTCTGTTCTTGAAGCCGTAATGGAAGAAAGATACCTGGAGCTTGCATTCGAAGGGCACCGTGCATATGACCTGTTCAGAAATAATATGCCGATGGAAAGAAATTATCCAGGAACGCACTCCTTGAATAACACGCCAACAACGAATATCACGCAAAAGGTTTTACCTACGGATCCACGCGTTGTATTTTATGTTCCGCAGGCAGAGATCAATAGAAATAGCAATTTGAAACAAAATCCTTAA
- a CDS encoding Gfo/Idh/MocA family protein, with the protein MTFSRRKFIKAAGLTTMSGILLNQSGIASERVWSLNNKTLKVGLIGCGGRGTAAAMEALNADPNVILYAMADAFQDHLDESHKTLTEKMGKKVQVSKNNQFVGLDAYQKLLATDVDVVLLAAPPAFRPSHLEASVNAGKHIFCEKPFAVDAPGLRRVIAASQKSKEKNLALVAGFCWRYHLPKRETFNRVLNGQIGNVLASESTYNTGELWYKERKPEWTDFEYQLRNWLYYNWLSGDHIIEQAIHSIDMLQWAMGDQLPIQVTGSGGRQKRTDPKFGNIYDHFALVYEYPNGSKSYFSSRQQSDTAPSYMVELVGDQGKCLVDCRTGVHSITGKSPWKYDDETKFTDENAYKKSNSRSMYQQEHDELFESIRKNKPKNDGEWMVKSNLVALAGRMAAYSGQTVTLDAALASNETYSPAEFSWDMKYDLPIAIPGVNIKI; encoded by the coding sequence ATGACTTTTTCAAGAAGGAAATTTATCAAAGCAGCAGGCCTTACGACCATGTCGGGCATCTTACTGAACCAATCCGGGATTGCTTCAGAACGTGTATGGTCGCTGAATAATAAGACATTGAAGGTAGGACTTATAGGTTGCGGTGGTCGTGGAACGGCCGCCGCCATGGAAGCTCTCAATGCAGATCCCAACGTCATTCTTTATGCGATGGCAGATGCTTTTCAGGATCACCTCGACGAGTCGCATAAGACACTTACGGAGAAGATGGGTAAGAAAGTGCAGGTTTCAAAAAACAATCAGTTTGTAGGTCTAGATGCCTATCAGAAGCTTTTGGCGACGGATGTTGACGTGGTGTTATTAGCTGCTCCACCAGCCTTCCGACCAAGCCATCTAGAGGCTTCTGTCAATGCTGGAAAGCATATCTTCTGTGAAAAGCCTTTCGCAGTCGATGCACCTGGTCTGCGTCGCGTTATCGCAGCATCACAAAAGTCCAAAGAAAAGAACCTGGCGCTAGTGGCAGGATTCTGTTGGCGATATCACCTGCCGAAGCGCGAAACGTTCAACAGAGTATTGAATGGTCAGATCGGGAATGTCCTGGCTTCCGAAAGCACCTATAACACCGGCGAATTATGGTATAAAGAGCGGAAACCAGAATGGACAGATTTTGAATACCAGCTACGAAATTGGCTGTACTACAACTGGCTTTCCGGCGATCATATCATTGAACAGGCAATCCACAGTATCGACATGCTGCAATGGGCAATGGGCGATCAGCTGCCTATTCAAGTAACAGGTTCCGGCGGGCGCCAAAAAAGAACTGATCCGAAGTTTGGCAATATCTATGACCACTTCGCTTTAGTTTATGAATATCCAAACGGCTCCAAATCTTATTTCTCATCCAGACAGCAAAGCGACACGGCACCGTCCTATATGGTGGAATTGGTTGGCGATCAGGGTAAATGCCTTGTCGACTGCCGTACCGGTGTGCATAGTATCACTGGAAAATCGCCATGGAAGTATGATGATGAGACGAAGTTTACGGACGAGAATGCTTATAAGAAATCCAACTCGCGAAGCATGTATCAACAAGAACATGATGAGCTCTTCGAATCCATCAGAAAAAATAAACCAAAAAATGATGGAGAATGGATGGTAAAATCTAATTTAGTAGCATTAGCCGGACGAATGGCAGCGTATTCCGGGCAGACAGTGACGCTAGACGCCGCATTAGCATCTAACGAAACCTATAGTCCGGCCGAGTTCTCATGGGACATGAAGTACGATTTACCGATTGCGATTCCTGGTGTAAACATTAAAATCTAG
- a CDS encoding sugar phosphate isomerase/epimerase family protein — translation MNRKNFLKSAAILAGSSIVAPQLQAAANFDFPKAAVQGKLKKGIGFDMIKEEIPLVDKFKLVKDLGFDGIEFNSPVAHSIKDLLKAKAASGIEIPTLVNKDHWSKPLSDPDPEVRKFIIDSCTKSLQEVKELGGDTVLVVPGVVNEKVSYKTAYDNALDSVRKLIPAAEKTGMKIGLENVWNNFILSPIEAARFVDEINHPLVGWYFDIGNVLRYGWPEHWIEVLDKRIFKLHIKEFSREKMNNEGLWKGFNVELTKGDIDWATVMKKVREVNYKGQWITVEIPGGDRTRLKTISAQMDDIIAHY, via the coding sequence ATGAACAGAAAGAATTTCTTAAAATCTGCAGCCATATTAGCCGGGTCGTCAATCGTTGCACCCCAGCTACAAGCAGCAGCCAATTTCGACTTCCCGAAGGCCGCAGTACAGGGAAAGCTTAAAAAGGGGATAGGCTTTGATATGATCAAGGAGGAAATTCCCTTGGTTGATAAATTCAAACTGGTTAAAGATTTAGGCTTTGATGGCATTGAATTCAATAGCCCGGTTGCCCATTCAATCAAAGATCTATTGAAAGCAAAAGCGGCCTCCGGCATCGAAATACCTACTTTGGTCAATAAAGACCACTGGTCAAAACCACTTTCGGATCCTGATCCCGAAGTGCGCAAGTTTATCATCGACTCCTGCACGAAGTCATTGCAAGAGGTGAAAGAACTAGGCGGTGATACTGTACTGGTTGTGCCGGGTGTTGTGAACGAGAAAGTATCCTATAAAACTGCTTATGACAATGCGCTGGATTCCGTTCGTAAATTAATCCCTGCCGCCGAGAAGACCGGTATGAAAATAGGATTAGAGAACGTTTGGAACAACTTTATTCTGAGCCCGATTGAAGCTGCACGCTTTGTCGATGAAATAAACCACCCCTTAGTCGGCTGGTATTTTGATATCGGCAATGTCCTTCGCTACGGCTGGCCGGAACACTGGATCGAAGTACTCGACAAGCGTATCTTCAAATTGCATATCAAAGAATTCAGCCGCGAGAAGATGAACAACGAAGGCCTATGGAAGGGATTTAACGTAGAACTGACCAAAGGCGATATCGATTGGGCGACCGTCATGAAGAAAGTACGCGAGGTGAATTACAAAGGACAATGGATAACCGTAGAAATACCGGGCGGGGATAGAACCCGATTAAAAACTATTTCTGCACAGATGGATGATATTATCGCTCATTATTAA
- a CDS encoding DUF3820 family protein, with amino-acid sequence MAKQETDLFRPEMLIELANTKMPFGKYQGYLLCNLPEPYLVWFKKKGFPPGKLGIQLASLYEIKVNGLEYLLRPLIKK; translated from the coding sequence ATGGCAAAACAAGAGACTGATTTGTTCCGCCCGGAGATGCTCATTGAGCTGGCAAACACAAAGATGCCCTTTGGCAAATATCAGGGCTATCTGCTTTGCAACTTACCGGAACCCTATTTAGTGTGGTTCAAAAAGAAAGGATTCCCACCCGGAAAATTAGGGATTCAACTTGCTAGTCTGTATGAAATCAAGGTGAACGGACTGGAATATTTATTACGCCCTTTGATCAAAAAGTGA
- a CDS encoding TM2 domain-containing protein: MEIKDLLTKADDSKFTNVQIQQYKDPTTVLIVSLLAGPLGIDRFMIGDTGLGIGKLLTCGGFGIWAIIDYFLIMGATKSKNFEKLVQSLSY; encoded by the coding sequence ATGGAAATCAAAGACTTACTAACAAAGGCGGACGACAGCAAATTTACCAACGTACAAATACAACAGTATAAAGATCCAACGACGGTATTGATTGTATCCTTACTAGCGGGCCCTTTAGGTATCGACCGTTTTATGATCGGAGATACAGGACTTGGAATTGGTAAACTTTTAACATGCGGCGGCTTCGGCATCTGGGCAATCATTGATTATTTCTTGATCATGGGTGCTACGAAAAGCAAGAACTTCGAAAAATTAGTACAATCATTGAGTTACTAA
- a CDS encoding M28 family peptidase yields the protein MKRIYLISLLFLSQFAFAQEALKDNFEKIYQDINQHSEAYDRLKYSTEKIGHRLTGSKNGKKAETYVHDLLKSYGYQVSYQPFSAEAWSRKSLKLRFNKQEVPSVSLAHSPVRAKVEAELVDLGNGLEADYQRVGEKVKDKIALVFLHILPNSGQGLKNLHRSEKTALAEKYGAAGIIFINSVKGNVLLTGTASITGKLINIPAVCIGFEDGMKCKETLASQPILAAIDMKNKSGEATARNVLVHIPGTSLANEKIVIGGHLDSWDLATGAIDNGIGSFAVVDIARAFKKLALQNKRSIDLVLFMGEEQGLLGAKAYVDQAIKEGKIDQIKYMINLDMVNAPIGFTTTREEMKQLFDQWGAVYAELDDKFKNENSIAAGLHSDHQPFMLQGIPTATGRGGALPNNAGMYYHSNRDVFGLVDKGGLEQTIRVSAALLYALANADQIPAIKLSDTAIKQFLEDKGMKEPLKISGEWRWGQD from the coding sequence ATGAAAAGAATCTACCTAATCAGCCTATTGTTTTTAAGCCAATTTGCATTTGCGCAGGAGGCTTTGAAAGATAATTTTGAAAAAATATACCAAGATATCAACCAACATTCAGAAGCATACGACAGACTAAAATATAGTACGGAAAAGATTGGACACCGGCTCACCGGTTCAAAAAACGGAAAGAAGGCAGAGACCTATGTGCATGATCTCTTGAAGTCTTATGGCTATCAAGTATCCTATCAGCCTTTTTCCGCGGAGGCATGGTCCAGAAAGTCATTGAAGCTGCGGTTCAATAAGCAGGAGGTGCCTTCAGTTTCCCTAGCGCATTCTCCCGTTCGTGCAAAGGTTGAGGCCGAGCTTGTCGACCTTGGGAATGGCCTAGAAGCCGATTATCAGCGTGTGGGCGAAAAGGTAAAAGATAAAATCGCTTTGGTATTTCTGCATATCTTACCGAATTCAGGTCAAGGTTTAAAGAACCTGCATCGATCGGAGAAAACCGCACTTGCCGAGAAATACGGAGCTGCGGGTATTATCTTTATCAACAGCGTAAAAGGCAATGTGCTTTTAACGGGTACAGCATCTATTACCGGTAAGTTGATTAATATTCCGGCTGTTTGCATCGGTTTTGAAGACGGGATGAAATGCAAAGAAACCTTAGCTTCGCAGCCTATATTGGCGGCAATCGATATGAAGAATAAGTCTGGCGAGGCAACGGCGCGCAATGTGCTGGTGCATATTCCAGGGACGAGCCTAGCAAACGAAAAGATCGTTATTGGCGGTCACTTGGATAGCTGGGATCTGGCAACAGGAGCCATCGACAACGGAATTGGCTCTTTTGCGGTAGTGGACATCGCACGAGCTTTCAAAAAATTAGCCTTACAGAACAAGCGCTCGATAGATCTTGTGCTGTTCATGGGGGAAGAGCAGGGCTTGTTAGGCGCCAAAGCCTACGTGGATCAGGCAATTAAAGAGGGCAAAATTGACCAGATCAAGTATATGATAAACCTTGACATGGTGAATGCTCCGATAGGATTTACTACCACGAGAGAAGAAATGAAGCAACTTTTTGATCAGTGGGGAGCTGTATATGCGGAGCTTGATGACAAATTTAAAAATGAAAACAGTATAGCAGCAGGTCTACATAGTGATCACCAGCCCTTTATGCTGCAAGGTATTCCTACGGCTACAGGAAGGGGTGGCGCATTGCCAAATAATGCAGGCATGTACTATCACTCTAACCGCGATGTTTTTGGATTGGTCGATAAGGGCGGCTTAGAGCAAACCATTCGCGTAAGCGCGGCATTGCTCTATGCTTTAGCGAATGCGGACCAGATTCCGGCAATCAAATTATCGGATACCGCGATCAAGCAGTTCCTCGAAGACAAAGGGATGAAAGAGCCGCTAAAAATCTCCGGTGAATGGCGTTGGGGACAAGATTAA
- a CDS encoding DUF4870 domain-containing protein, whose product MEYQERTINFSPRDITENEREYASNSYLMSLFALFVGLPLPIFNLLATVIFYLGNRKSTAFVKWHCMQALISQLFIFFFNTVAFWWTIRIIFWRDEMMTDAEFNRYFSYLTIVILINIIEIISTIYTSIRTRKGIHVRWFLFGDITDNLFKK is encoded by the coding sequence ATGGAATATCAAGAAAGGACTATAAACTTCTCGCCAAGAGATATTACAGAGAATGAACGGGAGTACGCTTCCAATAGCTACCTCATGTCATTGTTTGCTCTTTTTGTGGGCTTACCCCTCCCTATTTTTAATCTTTTAGCGACGGTTATCTTCTATTTAGGGAATAGAAAGTCGACAGCCTTTGTCAAATGGCATTGTATGCAAGCCTTAATATCGCAACTGTTCATCTTTTTCTTCAATACCGTTGCGTTTTGGTGGACGATACGGATTATCTTTTGGAGAGACGAGATGATGACTGACGCAGAATTCAATCGTTATTTTTCCTACCTAACAATCGTTATCCTCATCAACATCATTGAGATTATTTCAACGATTTATACTTCAATACGCACCAGAAAAGGCATTCATGTGCGTTGGTTTCTATTTGGTGATATCACAGATAATTTGTTCAAGAAATGA
- a CDS encoding glycosyltransferase family 2 protein gives MLEKKPKISIITIVYNNVRDIRYTLASVAKQDYPNIEYIIVDGLSTDGTLDVIQEFKQHISTLISEKDKGIYDAMNKGLRAATGDYVLFLNSGDELFASDTLSKVFSSAPDADIYYGETKLVNEDRKILGDRRHACPEQFDWKSFKYGMNVCHQAIYVKRSIAEPYDLQYKLSSDIDWVIRAAKKADKIVNVKDYVAKYLVGGMSQQRHKQSLKERYEIFKKYYGFIPNLFNHGIIALRLMLHRFKNGKTRD, from the coding sequence ATGCTTGAGAAGAAGCCAAAAATTTCCATAATCACCATTGTGTACAATAATGTTCGGGATATCCGCTATACCCTAGCCTCCGTTGCTAAGCAGGACTATCCGAATATTGAATATATTATTGTCGATGGTCTATCGACGGATGGAACCTTGGATGTTATCCAGGAATTTAAGCAGCATATAAGCACTTTGATTTCTGAAAAGGATAAGGGCATCTACGATGCGATGAACAAGGGATTGCGTGCTGCCACTGGCGATTATGTATTATTCTTGAATTCCGGTGACGAGTTGTTTGCGAGCGATACGTTGAGCAAAGTCTTCAGTTCTGCTCCTGATGCAGACATTTATTATGGGGAAACAAAGCTCGTGAATGAGGATCGGAAGATTCTCGGCGACCGTCGTCATGCCTGTCCGGAGCAGTTTGACTGGAAGTCGTTTAAATATGGCATGAATGTCTGCCACCAGGCGATTTACGTTAAGCGCAGCATTGCTGAGCCCTACGACTTGCAATATAAACTTAGCTCGGATATTGACTGGGTCATTCGTGCAGCAAAAAAAGCGGACAAGATTGTCAACGTCAAGGATTATGTAGCGAAGTATTTAGTGGGTGGGATGTCGCAGCAGCGACACAAACAGAGCCTTAAAGAACGCTACGAGATCTTCAAAAAATACTACGGTTTCATTCCTAATTTATTTAACCACGGCATTATCGCCTTGCGCTTAATGTTACATCGATTTAAAAATGGCAAAACAAGAGACTGA
- a CDS encoding DUF2752 domain-containing protein, translated as MKHVTGYPCPSCGTTRSVKSLLDGDIMQAIMINPLGLLVSILAIGIIVLMLIDLIFQKDYFFRAYRWIEHTLQKQRLLSIILILFILLNWIWNIKKGL; from the coding sequence ATTAAGCATGTTACAGGTTATCCCTGCCCATCCTGCGGAACAACTCGGTCTGTAAAAAGTCTGCTAGACGGCGACATCATGCAAGCTATCATGATCAATCCCTTAGGATTGCTGGTCAGTATTCTTGCCATCGGAATAATCGTGTTGATGCTGATTGATCTTATTTTTCAAAAGGACTACTTCTTTCGCGCATACCGCTGGATCGAGCATACCTTGCAGAAGCAGCGTTTATTAAGTATCATCTTAATTCTTTTCATCCTTTTAAATTGGATATGGAATATCAAGAAAGGACTATAA
- the trhO gene encoding oxygen-dependent tRNA uridine(34) hydroxylase TrhO, producing the protein MAKYQTLLYYCYSPIENAEQFADDHLNFCKSLNLVGRIIVADEGLNGTISGTPESVKTYMDTVHADPRFAKTEFKIDDVEELSFIKMHCRYKEEIVHSGLRDPKVIDPNKQTGKHLEPQDFMKMKDDEDVVILDVRSNYEHSVGRFKNAVTLDIENFREFPEKVKELEQYKGKKILTYCTGGIKCEKASALLLKEGFEDVYQLHGGIIKYGKEAGGKDFEGKCYVFDNRVTVDVNSVNPEVISTCRNCGKTTSKMINCANPVCNEHFTQCDECGWEMDGCCSDECKTHPRKREYDGTGYYVKVPQPVNIEKISKRKHKKLIKN; encoded by the coding sequence ATGGCAAAATATCAAACCCTGCTGTACTATTGTTACAGCCCGATCGAGAACGCAGAACAATTCGCTGACGATCATTTAAACTTTTGTAAATCCCTTAATCTTGTAGGTCGTATTATTGTTGCTGACGAAGGCTTGAACGGTACTATTTCCGGTACGCCTGAGTCTGTAAAGACCTACATGGATACGGTACACGCGGATCCTAGATTTGCAAAGACTGAATTTAAGATCGACGATGTGGAAGAACTTTCTTTCATCAAAATGCATTGTCGCTACAAAGAGGAAATTGTACACTCGGGACTTAGAGACCCTAAAGTAATCGATCCGAACAAGCAGACAGGTAAGCACCTAGAGCCTCAGGACTTCATGAAGATGAAAGATGATGAGGATGTCGTTATCTTGGATGTTCGCTCAAATTATGAGCATTCGGTGGGCAGATTTAAGAATGCTGTTACATTAGATATCGAAAACTTCCGTGAGTTTCCTGAAAAAGTAAAAGAACTGGAGCAGTATAAAGGCAAGAAGATATTGACATACTGTACTGGCGGTATCAAATGTGAAAAGGCATCTGCATTATTATTAAAAGAGGGATTTGAGGATGTTTATCAGTTACACGGGGGTATCATCAAATATGGTAAAGAAGCTGGCGGAAAAGATTTCGAAGGCAAATGCTATGTGTTTGATAACCGCGTTACGGTAGATGTAAACTCCGTAAATCCGGAAGTAATTTCTACCTGTAGAAACTGTGGAAAGACCACGTCGAAGATGATCAATTGTGCCAATCCGGTGTGTAATGAACACTTTACGCAGTGCGATGAGTGCGGCTGGGAGATGGACGGCTGTTGTTCAGACGAGTGTAAAACACATCCTCGTAAACGCGAATATGATGGAACCGGATATTACGTAAAAGTTCCGCAACCGGTGAACATCGAAAAAATTAGTAAACGCAAGCATAAAAAACTTATTAAAAATTAA
- a CDS encoding M48 family metallopeptidase, whose translation MKIVGKFILLLAGIAALYFGLSQVNWSKLFELDEKQEKLEKRLGKLVINELENTMTIIRDDSVKQIVDSLFNPLASKNGISRKSYKIIVVEDSQINAFALPDRHIVLTTGIINFLDSANYLSAILAHEMAHCEKKHVMKSLITQFGLDLLLSGSGTSEVTNFLTGQAFSRKLEREADEQALVYLEEARVDPKSLQQVMELFDVYLTGDLDLTWASTHPSPNDRKAYIEAKIETLDADADYHSPIQSSTWKKLQLLIENYSPEVD comes from the coding sequence ATGAAGATAGTTGGAAAATTCATTTTACTATTAGCAGGCATTGCAGCGTTATACTTCGGTCTTTCTCAGGTAAACTGGAGCAAGCTTTTCGAGTTGGACGAGAAACAAGAAAAACTGGAGAAGCGGTTGGGCAAATTGGTGATTAATGAGTTGGAGAATACGATGACCATAATTCGAGATGATAGTGTCAAGCAAATCGTAGACTCTCTTTTCAATCCCTTAGCTTCCAAAAATGGCATTTCGCGCAAGAGCTATAAAATCATCGTTGTGGAGGATTCGCAGATCAATGCCTTTGCGCTTCCTGATCGACATATCGTACTCACTACTGGTATTATCAATTTTCTTGACAGCGCAAACTACCTTTCCGCGATACTAGCGCATGAAATGGCACATTGCGAAAAGAAACATGTGATGAAGTCGCTGATTACGCAATTCGGACTAGACTTACTGTTATCAGGATCGGGCACCTCCGAAGTAACCAATTTTCTTACTGGCCAGGCCTTCAGCAGAAAGTTAGAACGCGAGGCCGATGAACAGGCATTGGTTTATCTAGAAGAGGCTCGTGTAGATCCGAAAAGCCTCCAGCAGGTGATGGAATTATTTGATGTGTATCTAACAGGCGATCTTGACCTAACTTGGGCATCCACGCATCCCTCGCCGAACGATCGCAAAGCCTATATTGAAGCTAAAATAGAAACATTGGACGCTGATGCAGACTACCACTCACCGATACAGTCGAGTACCTGGAAGAAACTACAATTGCTAATAGAAAATTATTCACCAGAAGTCGATTAA